A part of Candidatus Deferrimicrobium borealis genomic DNA contains:
- a CDS encoding LTA synthase family protein: protein MKPVGRLRPMLVLLGLFLVLSTATRVILLLEAWRELDAGPRLLAMIFATGFFFDCVTFSFFAVPFALVLLLLPDRARRSRYMRPFTYAAFFAAAYFLLFDAAAEYLFFEEFGTRFNFIAVDYLVYTTELVRNIRESYPLPRILGALFALDVVLILAIRKFIDGSILPPDESSSYKVRGRVRHAAALAALPVLSFAFVNVSMTGISGNNFANELAGNGIYDFGAAFRNNELDFDRFYATREKPRVLAGLRELLREPNTRYVSDDPLDITREVRRDGAEKRLNIIVIVEESLSAEFLGTFGNRQGLTPNLDRLAGESLLFTRLYATGTRTVRGLEAIDLSIPPLPGASVVKRPRNEEFFSWGSVMREKGYDTKFIYAGYGYFDDMNHFFAHNGFDIVDRTDFAKEEISFANVWGVCDEDLFSKTIREAGKSHAAGRPFFSMVMTTSNHRPFTYPEGKIDIPSHTGREGGVKYADYAIGRFLEQAGKEAWFHDTLFVIVADHCAGSAGKTALPVKKYEIPMIVYSPSHVRPQRVDRLASQIDIAPTVLGLLNASYRTKFFGRDILGPAPPRERAFLSTYQKLGYIDDKSLVVLEPRKKVESYTYRREDGQLTSASDMDRQVEETLAYYQGANIMYKSRSR from the coding sequence ATGAAGCCCGTCGGCAGGTTGCGGCCCATGCTCGTTCTGCTCGGCCTGTTCCTCGTCCTTTCCACCGCGACGAGGGTGATCCTCCTTCTTGAGGCATGGAGGGAGCTTGACGCCGGCCCACGGCTCCTTGCCATGATCTTCGCGACGGGGTTCTTCTTCGATTGCGTGACCTTTTCCTTCTTTGCGGTCCCCTTCGCCCTCGTTCTGCTGCTCCTGCCCGACAGGGCCCGCCGCAGCAGGTATATGCGGCCGTTCACCTACGCGGCCTTTTTCGCCGCCGCGTACTTCCTGCTGTTCGACGCCGCGGCGGAGTACCTCTTCTTCGAAGAGTTCGGCACACGGTTCAACTTCATCGCCGTCGACTACCTCGTCTATACAACGGAGCTGGTCCGCAACATCCGGGAGTCGTATCCGCTTCCGCGCATCCTCGGCGCGCTCTTCGCCCTCGACGTCGTGCTGATCCTGGCGATCCGGAAATTCATCGACGGCTCGATTCTCCCGCCGGACGAATCGTCGTCCTACAAGGTCCGGGGAAGGGTGCGGCACGCAGCCGCGCTGGCGGCGCTCCCGGTCCTCTCCTTCGCGTTCGTCAACGTCTCCATGACGGGGATTTCCGGAAACAATTTCGCCAACGAACTGGCGGGGAACGGGATCTACGATTTCGGGGCCGCCTTCCGGAACAACGAGCTCGACTTCGACCGGTTCTACGCTACGCGGGAGAAACCGCGCGTACTCGCCGGGCTGAGGGAACTGCTCCGGGAGCCGAACACCCGCTATGTGAGCGACGATCCGCTGGATATCACCCGGGAGGTCCGTCGCGACGGCGCGGAGAAGCGGCTGAATATCATCGTCATCGTCGAAGAATCGCTCAGCGCGGAGTTTCTCGGCACCTTCGGGAACCGGCAGGGACTGACCCCCAACCTCGACCGGCTCGCCGGGGAGTCCCTTCTGTTCACCCGCCTGTACGCGACCGGAACCCGGACCGTCCGTGGGTTGGAGGCGATCGATCTCTCGATTCCGCCGCTTCCCGGGGCATCCGTCGTGAAGCGCCCGAGGAACGAGGAATTCTTCTCCTGGGGCTCCGTGATGCGGGAGAAGGGGTACGACACGAAATTCATCTACGCGGGGTACGGCTACTTCGACGACATGAACCACTTCTTCGCCCACAACGGATTCGACATCGTCGACCGGACGGACTTCGCCAAGGAAGAGATCTCGTTCGCGAACGTGTGGGGGGTCTGCGACGAGGACCTGTTCTCCAAGACGATTCGTGAGGCGGGGAAATCCCATGCCGCGGGACGCCCCTTCTTCAGCATGGTGATGACCACGTCGAACCACCGCCCGTTCACCTACCCGGAAGGGAAGATCGACATCCCCTCCCACACCGGACGCGAGGGTGGGGTAAAGTACGCCGACTACGCCATCGGCCGGTTCCTCGAACAGGCGGGCAAAGAGGCGTGGTTCCATGACACGCTGTTCGTGATCGTCGCGGATCATTGCGCGGGCAGCGCGGGGAAAACGGCGCTCCCCGTGAAGAAATACGAGATTCCGATGATCGTCTACTCCCCGTCGCATGTGCGGCCGCAACGCGTCGACCGGCTCGCCAGCCAGATCGACATCGCCCCGACCGTTCTTGGTCTTCTGAACGCCAGTTACCGGACGAAGTTCTTCGGACGGGACATCCTCGGACCGGCCCCTCCCCGGGAGAGGGCGTTTCTCTCGACCTACCAGAAGCTGGGGTACATCGACGACAAAAGTCTGGTCGTCCTGGAGCCGAGAAAGAAGGTCGAATCGTACACCTACCGGCGGGAGGATGGCCAGCTGACGTCGGCATCGGACATGGACCGGCAGGTCGAGGAGACCCTTGCCTATTATCAGGGGGCCAACATCATGTACAAGAGCCGGTCCAGGTAG
- a CDS encoding alpha/beta hydrolase: MTPRRGYSATASESGVAPPDPGEECPPSAMMPGAEEFYVVGGGGDPSVVLLPGWATDGRIFDGVLPGVPAVTTGPLRPEGFPRRLAAFLDRTARGPVTVVGWSLGGFLAAEFAREYPDRVRRVVLVGIRREYPEGDVKAVLRSLSADPGNCLSGFYARCFYPSQMSAYRRFRGGLQAAYLREMDGDALREGLSYLAGARLSGGTLPACPVAVVHGEDDVIASFAEAEGVARECGSATFHPLPGAAHAAFLADGFRAVAADG; this comes from the coding sequence ATGACCCCGCGACGGGGCTACTCCGCAACTGCGAGCGAATCCGGCGTCGCTCCTCCCGATCCGGGGGAGGAGTGTCCTCCGTCAGCGATGATGCCGGGAGCGGAAGAGTTTTATGTCGTTGGTGGGGGCGGAGATCCGTCGGTGGTCCTGCTGCCGGGGTGGGCGACGGACGGGCGGATCTTCGATGGCGTGCTGCCCGGCGTACCCGCGGTGACGACCGGGCCGCTCCGGCCGGAGGGGTTCCCGCGGCGCCTCGCGGCGTTCCTCGACCGCACGGCGCGGGGCCCCGTGACCGTCGTCGGATGGTCGCTCGGGGGATTCCTCGCGGCGGAGTTCGCAAGGGAATACCCGGACCGGGTGCGGCGGGTCGTGCTCGTCGGGATCCGGCGGGAGTACCCGGAAGGAGACGTGAAGGCGGTCCTGCGCTCGCTCTCGGCCGATCCGGGCAACTGTCTCTCGGGGTTCTACGCGCGATGCTTCTACCCGTCGCAGATGTCCGCGTACCGCCGGTTCCGCGGCGGGCTGCAGGCGGCGTACCTGCGGGAGATGGACGGCGACGCGCTTCGCGAAGGGCTTTCGTACCTGGCGGGGGCGCGGCTCTCCGGCGGGACGCTTCCGGCCTGCCCCGTGGCGGTCGTCCACGGGGAGGACGATGTGATCGCGTCGTTTGCCGAGGCGGAAGGGGTGGCCCGGGAATGCGGGAGCGCGACGTTTCACCCGCTGCCGGGGGCGGCGCACGCCGCCTTCCTCGCGGACGGGTTCCGCGCGGTGGCCGCCGATGGTTGA
- a CDS encoding NAD-dependent deacylase gives MDVARKWVRECRSLCVLTGAGVSAESGVPTFRGPEGLWKMRDPMSLATPEAFAADPREVWEWYQWRRQRIRGCAPNAGHAALAAVEAAKPDFLLVTQNVDGLHRAAGSRRVAEIHGSLWVVRCVGCGAEREERDDFPELPPRCGACGGMLRPGVVWFGEMLPPGPSGAAMEMLSRCEVLIVAGTSAVVAPASGYAAVAKRRGARVIEVNPDETPVSALCDATFRGKSGEVLPALLG, from the coding sequence ATGGACGTTGCACGGAAGTGGGTCCGGGAGTGCCGCTCGCTGTGCGTGCTGACCGGCGCCGGGGTCTCGGCGGAGAGCGGCGTGCCCACGTTCCGCGGGCCGGAAGGGTTGTGGAAGATGCGGGATCCGATGTCGCTGGCCACCCCGGAGGCGTTCGCGGCGGATCCCCGGGAAGTGTGGGAGTGGTACCAGTGGCGCAGGCAAAGGATCCGGGGCTGCGCGCCGAACGCGGGCCACGCGGCCCTTGCCGCCGTGGAGGCGGCCAAGCCGGACTTCCTCCTCGTGACGCAGAACGTGGACGGCCTGCACCGGGCGGCCGGTTCCCGTCGGGTGGCGGAGATCCACGGGAGCCTCTGGGTGGTGCGGTGCGTGGGGTGCGGGGCGGAGCGCGAGGAGCGGGACGATTTCCCGGAGCTTCCGCCCCGATGCGGCGCCTGCGGCGGGATGCTGCGCCCCGGGGTGGTCTGGTTCGGGGAGATGCTCCCCCCCGGCCCGTCCGGTGCGGCGATGGAGATGCTCTCCCGGTGCGAGGTGCTGATCGTCGCGGGGACCTCCGCGGTCGTCGCCCCCGCCTCCGGCTACGCCGCCGTGGCGAAGCGCCGCGGCGCGCGGGTGATCGAGGTGAACCCGGACGAGACGCCCGTGTCCGCGCTCTGCGACGCGACGTTCCGCGGGAAGTCGGGAGAGGTGCTCCCGGCGCTCCTCGGCTGA
- the tmk gene encoding dTMP kinase gives MPLLRLQRVLTKGHFVTFEGIEGSGKTTQIRRLSAHLAAKGVPHLVTREPGGTPLSDEIRALVLVPREETVFPEAELLLYEAARAQHARGLILPTLLSGRAVLCDRFCDATTAYQAHARGLDASLVERLNRFASGELVPALTLLLDLPPEDGFARVKGRGYGPDRLERESLDFHRAVRDGYLRLAGRDPERVVRVDAAAPEGEVFRSVLRTVAQRFGW, from the coding sequence GTGCCGCTCCTGCGGCTTCAGCGAGTGCTGACAAAAGGGCATTTCGTAACGTTCGAGGGGATCGAGGGCTCCGGCAAGACGACGCAGATCCGGCGCCTCTCCGCGCACCTCGCAGCGAAGGGGGTCCCCCACCTCGTCACCCGCGAGCCCGGCGGCACCCCCCTTTCGGACGAGATCCGCGCACTCGTGCTCGTCCCCCGCGAGGAAACCGTCTTCCCCGAAGCCGAGCTTCTCCTCTACGAGGCAGCGAGAGCCCAGCATGCCCGGGGGCTCATCCTTCCGACGCTCCTGTCCGGCCGGGCCGTCCTGTGCGACCGCTTCTGCGACGCGACGACGGCGTACCAGGCGCACGCGCGGGGGCTCGACGCATCCCTGGTGGAGCGGCTGAACCGGTTCGCCTCGGGGGAGCTCGTCCCCGCCCTGACGCTCCTCCTCGACTTGCCGCCCGAGGACGGGTTCGCCCGCGTCAAGGGGCGCGGCTACGGGCCGGACCGGCTGGAGCGCGAGTCCCTCGACTTCCACCGCGCCGTGCGCGACGGGTACCTCCGCCTCGCCGGTCGGGATCCCGAGCGGGTCGTCCGGGTCGACGCCGCCGCCCCGGAAGGAGAGGTGTTCCGAAGCGTCCTCCGGACGGTGGCGCAGCGGTTCGGATGGTAG
- the bioF gene encoding 8-amino-7-oxononanoate synthase, which produces MKDWQDFLEERERRQLLRRLVPSSGRAPALAVREGREYVDFSSNDYLGLSSHPALVAAAREALDRFGVGSGASRLMSGDLAIHHELEDGVAVFKGCEAALVFNSGYQANTGILPALFGRRDAIFADQLCHASQLDGALLSRARLLRFRHNDPEHLDRMLGKHRGAFERALVMTESVFSMDGDLAPLSALLAVCRRHRCLLMVDEAHATGVFGPQGRGCVEAEGLAGQVDLVMGTFSKALGGFGAYLAASRTVIDTLVNTARSFIYSTALPPPVIAADLAALRLCLAGETRGEELLRRAGAFRGALRAKGWTVGGESQIVPVVVGESAFAVSLSKTLAGRGFLALPVRPPTVPEGSARLRFSLTTAHTDRQVAAVVEALGAA; this is translated from the coding sequence GTGAAGGATTGGCAGGATTTTCTCGAAGAGCGGGAGCGGCGGCAGCTGCTGCGGCGGCTCGTCCCTTCGTCCGGGCGCGCCCCCGCCCTCGCGGTGCGGGAAGGCCGGGAATACGTCGATTTCTCCTCCAACGACTACCTCGGGCTGTCGTCCCACCCCGCGCTGGTCGCGGCGGCCCGGGAGGCGCTCGACCGCTTCGGCGTCGGGTCCGGGGCGTCCCGCCTGATGAGCGGGGACCTGGCGATCCACCACGAGCTCGAGGACGGCGTCGCGGTGTTCAAGGGGTGCGAGGCGGCCCTGGTCTTCAACTCCGGCTACCAGGCGAACACCGGGATCCTCCCCGCCCTGTTCGGGCGACGGGACGCCATCTTCGCCGACCAGCTCTGCCACGCCAGCCAGCTGGACGGCGCGCTCCTGTCGCGCGCCAGGCTCCTGCGCTTCCGGCACAACGACCCGGAGCACCTCGACCGGATGCTCGGGAAGCACCGCGGGGCGTTCGAGCGGGCGCTGGTGATGACGGAGAGCGTCTTCAGCATGGACGGGGACCTCGCCCCCCTCTCCGCGCTCCTCGCCGTCTGCCGCCGGCACCGTTGCCTGCTGATGGTGGACGAAGCCCACGCCACGGGCGTGTTCGGCCCGCAGGGGCGCGGGTGCGTCGAGGCGGAGGGGCTGGCCGGGCAGGTGGACCTCGTGATGGGGACGTTCAGCAAGGCGCTGGGCGGGTTCGGGGCGTATCTCGCGGCGTCGCGGACGGTGATCGACACCCTGGTCAACACGGCCCGCAGCTTCATCTACTCCACCGCGCTTCCGCCCCCCGTGATCGCGGCCGACCTCGCCGCCCTCCGGCTCTGCCTCGCAGGGGAGACGCGCGGGGAGGAGCTTCTGCGACGGGCCGGCGCGTTCCGGGGCGCGCTTCGCGCGAAGGGGTGGACGGTCGGCGGGGAGAGCCAGATCGTCCCCGTCGTCGTGGGGGAGAGCGCCTTCGCCGTCTCCCTCTCGAAAACGCTCGCGGGCAGGGGATTCCTCGCGCTGCCGGTGCGCCCGCCGACGGTCCCCGAAGGATCGGCCCGGCTCCGCTTCTCCCTGACCACCGCCCACACCGACCGGCAGGTCGCCGCCGTCGTGGAGGCCCTCGGTGCCGCGTAA
- a CDS encoding methyltransferase domain-containing protein produces MVDPDVLRRFSAGAARYEAHAHAQRLSAVDLLAYTEASLGPAPFWEPARNGGLARPMNILEPAPKGGRAFKILEPGCGTGLYTRMLLDAFRGASVFGVDISEAMVRVAKRGIDDPRARFAVADAEEIATGSYDLVTSNAVFQWFLSLPRTLARMASLLPGGGLLTFSFFGPETYAELDAAMRASAFRRGAHDGERVAAAVFHSREEISDALSAAFPRWDVVERRYHQEFPTLADLLRSIRYTGTRGGGARESWSPGKLKRVEEAYRERDGGIRTTYQVFLCRGVIPGGGTG; encoded by the coding sequence ATGGTTGACCCCGACGTCCTGCGCCGCTTCTCGGCCGGCGCGGCACGGTACGAGGCGCACGCGCACGCGCAGCGGCTCTCCGCCGTCGACCTGCTGGCGTACACCGAGGCGTCGCTGGGGCCGGCCCCCTTTTGGGAGCCGGCCCGCAACGGGGGGCTGGCGCGGCCCATGAACATTCTCGAACCGGCCCCCAAAGGGGGGCGAGCCTTCAAGATACTTGAGCCCGGCTGCGGGACGGGGCTCTACACGCGGATGCTCCTCGACGCCTTCCGCGGCGCGTCCGTGTTCGGGGTGGACATCTCGGAGGCGATGGTGCGCGTCGCGAAGCGGGGGATCGACGACCCGCGCGCCCGCTTCGCCGTGGCCGACGCGGAGGAGATCGCCACGGGGAGCTACGACCTCGTCACCTCCAACGCCGTCTTCCAGTGGTTTCTCTCCCTTCCCCGCACGCTGGCGCGGATGGCGTCCCTCCTCCCGGGCGGCGGGCTGCTCACCTTCTCCTTCTTCGGGCCGGAGACGTACGCGGAGCTGGACGCCGCCATGCGCGCGTCGGCGTTCCGGCGGGGGGCGCACGACGGGGAGCGGGTCGCCGCCGCCGTGTTCCACTCCCGGGAGGAGATCTCCGACGCGCTTTCCGCCGCGTTCCCGCGGTGGGACGTCGTCGAGCGGCGGTACCACCAGGAATTTCCGACCCTGGCGGACCTGTTGCGGAGCATCCGGTACACGGGGACGCGCGGGGGCGGCGCGCGGGAGTCGTGGAGCCCGGGGAAGCTCAAGCGGGTCGAGGAGGCGTACCGGGAGCGGGACGGCGGGATCCGGACGACGTACCAGGTCTTCCTTTGCCGGGGCGTGATCCCGGGAGGGGGGACCGGGTGA
- the metG gene encoding methionine--tRNA ligase, which translates to MKETFYITTPIYYVNDVPHIGHAYTTIACDALARWHRMLGKRVFFLTGTDEHGEKVQKSATAKGLSPRELADQVVTNFQGLTPALTISNTDFIRTTEPRHYASVQDLFRKSLANGDIYLGDYEGWYCVPDEAYWTELQLANGNCPTCGRPVEKRKEPSYFFRLSKYQEPLLDYYRKHPSFIRPESRRNEVVAFVEGGLNDLSVSRTSLSWGIPAPEAPGHVIYVWYDALTNYITGLGYPAPTAEFGTFWPADIHMVGKDILRFHAVYWPAFLMSAGIAPPLGVFAHGWWTVEGQKMSKSLGNVVDPYEMVRKYGADAFRYFLLREVSFGLDGDFSERELIKRANSELADKLGNLLNRSLGMLGKYFAGVVPAPGPSEAADAVLSNSGRGSVPAVAAAMDEVAFHKALGAIIELVTKGNEYVQSMQPWALAKDPSMRSRLGTVLYNALEASRVAALLMTPFTPTAAQRLWEALVPGGGPVENARIDRDGAWGGLAAGATLPNACIVFPKIEA; encoded by the coding sequence GTGAAGGAGACGTTCTACATCACGACCCCGATCTACTACGTCAACGACGTCCCCCACATCGGGCACGCCTACACGACGATCGCCTGCGACGCCCTCGCGCGCTGGCACCGCATGCTCGGGAAGCGGGTCTTCTTCCTCACGGGAACGGACGAGCACGGGGAGAAGGTGCAGAAGTCCGCGACGGCGAAAGGCCTCTCCCCCCGCGAACTCGCCGACCAGGTCGTGACCAACTTCCAGGGCCTCACCCCGGCCCTTACGATCAGCAACACGGACTTCATCCGCACCACGGAGCCGCGGCACTACGCCTCCGTGCAGGACCTCTTCCGCAAATCGCTCGCCAACGGCGACATCTACCTGGGCGACTACGAGGGGTGGTACTGCGTCCCCGACGAGGCGTACTGGACGGAGCTGCAGCTCGCGAACGGGAATTGCCCGACGTGCGGTCGCCCCGTGGAGAAACGGAAGGAGCCTTCCTACTTCTTCCGCCTGTCGAAGTACCAGGAGCCGCTCCTCGACTACTACCGGAAGCACCCGTCCTTCATCCGGCCGGAGAGCCGCCGCAACGAGGTGGTCGCCTTCGTCGAGGGGGGCCTCAACGACCTCTCCGTCTCCCGCACCTCGCTCTCCTGGGGGATCCCGGCGCCCGAGGCGCCGGGGCACGTGATCTACGTCTGGTACGACGCCCTTACCAATTACATCACCGGGCTGGGGTATCCGGCGCCCACGGCGGAGTTCGGGACGTTCTGGCCCGCCGACATCCACATGGTGGGAAAGGACATCCTCCGCTTCCACGCCGTCTACTGGCCCGCGTTCCTCATGTCCGCCGGGATCGCGCCGCCGCTCGGCGTGTTCGCCCACGGATGGTGGACCGTCGAGGGGCAAAAGATGAGCAAGTCGCTGGGGAACGTCGTCGACCCGTACGAGATGGTCCGGAAATACGGGGCGGACGCGTTCCGTTACTTCCTGCTGCGCGAAGTCTCCTTCGGGCTGGACGGCGACTTCTCGGAGAGGGAGCTGATCAAGCGCGCCAATTCGGAGCTCGCCGACAAACTGGGCAACCTGCTGAACCGGTCGCTCGGGATGCTCGGGAAATATTTCGCCGGCGTCGTCCCCGCACCTGGGCCTTCCGAGGCCGCGGACGCGGTCCTGTCGAACTCCGGGCGCGGGAGCGTGCCGGCCGTGGCCGCCGCGATGGACGAGGTGGCGTTCCACAAGGCCCTCGGGGCGATCATCGAGCTCGTGACGAAGGGGAACGAATACGTGCAGTCGATGCAGCCGTGGGCGCTGGCGAAGGACCCTTCGATGCGCTCCCGGCTTGGGACGGTTCTCTACAACGCCCTCGAGGCGTCCCGGGTGGCCGCGCTTCTGATGACCCCGTTCACCCCGACCGCGGCGCAGAGACTGTGGGAAGCCCTCGTTCCCGGGGGCGGACCCGTGGAAAACGCGCGGATCGACCGGGACGGCGCATGGGGAGGGCTCGCGGCGGGCGCCACCCTCCCGAATGCGTGCATCGTCTTCCCCAAAATCGAAGCCTGA
- the holB gene encoding DNA polymerase III subunit delta', with translation MVEPLSAVIGQERAVALLRRYIGAGAVPQGLLFSGEDGVGKEKAARAFAAALLCRIPGEDGACGSCHDCRLLASGAHPNFLFIAPETQFLRIDEIRALREELSLKAFSDRPRVAILCPADRMTPQAANALLKTLEEPPAGAHLILVAHRTSVLMPTIVSRCQRVPFFPLAAAAVAEILSRHPDVGGEHPRPVILLAARVSGGSPGRALSLLPGLAEERETWLALLTRTSPAAALKLAESWKGEGDTPGRLAAPLSLVRDLSLLSSGGAADIMNEDLRESLASAALQPPANGWNAAFRELLSISRMPPQQQKRLMLEAFFFELHGKG, from the coding sequence ATGGTAGAGCCCCTCTCCGCGGTCATCGGCCAGGAGCGGGCCGTCGCCCTCCTGCGCCGATACATCGGCGCGGGGGCGGTCCCCCAGGGGCTTCTCTTCTCCGGCGAGGACGGGGTGGGGAAGGAGAAGGCCGCCCGGGCGTTCGCCGCCGCCCTCCTTTGCCGGATCCCCGGGGAGGACGGGGCGTGCGGATCGTGTCACGACTGCCGGCTGCTCGCGTCCGGCGCCCACCCGAACTTCCTCTTCATCGCGCCGGAAACGCAGTTCCTCCGGATCGACGAGATCCGCGCGCTGCGGGAGGAACTCTCCCTCAAGGCGTTCTCCGACCGCCCCCGCGTCGCGATCCTCTGCCCCGCCGACCGGATGACGCCGCAGGCGGCCAACGCCCTGCTGAAAACGCTCGAGGAGCCGCCGGCCGGCGCGCACCTGATCCTCGTCGCCCACAGGACCTCGGTCCTGATGCCCACGATCGTCTCCCGGTGCCAGAGGGTTCCCTTCTTTCCCCTCGCCGCCGCCGCGGTGGCGGAGATCCTTTCCCGTCACCCCGACGTGGGCGGGGAGCATCCCCGGCCCGTGATCCTGCTGGCCGCCAGGGTCTCCGGGGGAAGCCCGGGCCGCGCCCTCTCGCTCCTGCCCGGGCTCGCGGAAGAGCGGGAAACGTGGCTCGCGCTTCTCACCAGGACCTCCCCGGCGGCGGCGCTGAAACTCGCGGAGAGCTGGAAGGGGGAGGGGGACACCCCGGGGCGCCTGGCCGCCCCGCTCTCGCTGGTCCGGGATCTGTCCCTCTTATCTTCCGGGGGCGCAGCGGATATAATGAACGAGGATCTGAGGGAGTCTCTCGCGTCCGCGGCCCTCCAGCCCCCCGCGAACGGGTGGAACGCGGCGTTCCGGGAGCTCCTTTCGATCTCCCGCATGCCTCCGCAGCAGCAGAAGCGGCTGATGCTGGAGGCGTTTTTCTTCGAATTGCACGGGAAGGGATGA
- a CDS encoding YchF/TatD family DNA exonuclease has product MLFDTHAHLDLSPLCEAEEAVVRRARDAGVTRIATVGIDPESGERAVSIAHRHTGIYAVVGLHPHDAGRLSDTLLARLEALSRCDKVVAIGETGLDFHRDRAPRDSQRAAFREQIRLARRRGLPVVVHDRDAHDEVLSILSEENAAEVGGIIHCFSGDLAMARTAIAMNFLVSIPGAITYKGSEAQVEAVRELPLDRLLIETDCPFLAPVPHRGKPNEPSYVPLVAAKIAEIKRVTVEDVARTTTINALRLFRIPVEEEVRVTYKIRNSLYLNITNRCTNACTFCPKRRDFRVKGHLLELPGEPTPAEALAGIGDPTKFDEIVFCGFGEPLLRLDELKEIAAELKARGARVRVNTDGLGNLVHGRNILPELAGLVDALSVSLNAPDAETYARICPNRYGAASFSALLDFLREAPKHVPKVSATAVALPGLDPEAVRRLAESIPGVSFRLRPYDDLG; this is encoded by the coding sequence ATGTTGTTTGATACGCACGCGCACCTCGATCTTTCGCCGCTTTGCGAGGCGGAGGAGGCGGTGGTGCGCCGGGCGCGCGACGCGGGGGTGACCCGGATCGCCACGGTCGGCATCGACCCGGAGAGCGGCGAGCGGGCCGTGTCGATCGCCCATCGGCACACGGGGATCTACGCCGTCGTCGGCCTGCACCCGCACGACGCGGGAAGGCTCTCCGACACGCTCCTCGCCCGCCTCGAGGCGCTCTCCCGGTGCGACAAGGTGGTGGCGATCGGGGAAACGGGGCTCGATTTCCACCGCGACCGCGCCCCCCGGGACTCCCAGCGCGCCGCCTTCCGCGAACAGATCCGCCTCGCCCGCCGGCGCGGTCTCCCCGTTGTCGTCCACGACCGGGACGCGCACGACGAGGTGCTGTCGATCCTCTCGGAGGAAAACGCGGCCGAGGTGGGCGGCATCATCCACTGCTTCTCCGGGGACCTCGCGATGGCCCGCACGGCGATCGCGATGAATTTTCTCGTTTCCATCCCCGGCGCCATCACCTACAAGGGGTCGGAGGCGCAGGTCGAGGCGGTGCGCGAGCTGCCGCTGGATCGGCTGCTGATCGAGACGGACTGCCCGTTCCTGGCGCCGGTCCCGCACCGCGGGAAGCCGAACGAGCCGTCGTACGTACCGCTGGTGGCGGCGAAGATCGCGGAGATCAAAAGGGTCACCGTCGAGGACGTGGCGCGGACGACGACGATCAACGCGCTGCGCCTCTTCCGCATCCCCGTCGAGGAGGAGGTCCGGGTCACGTACAAGATCCGAAACTCCCTTTACCTGAACATCACGAACCGGTGCACGAACGCCTGCACCTTCTGCCCGAAGCGGCGCGACTTCCGCGTGAAGGGGCACCTGCTGGAATTGCCCGGGGAACCGACCCCGGCGGAGGCGCTCGCCGGGATCGGGGACCCGACGAAGTTCGACGAGATCGTCTTCTGCGGCTTCGGGGAGCCGTTGCTGCGCCTGGACGAGCTGAAGGAGATCGCGGCGGAGCTGAAAGCGCGCGGGGCGCGGGTGCGCGTCAATACGGACGGGCTGGGAAATCTCGTCCACGGCCGGAACATCCTGCCGGAGCTCGCGGGGCTGGTGGACGCCCTCTCCGTTTCCCTCAACGCGCCGGACGCGGAAACGTACGCCCGGATCTGCCCGAACCGGTACGGGGCGGCGTCGTTCTCCGCCCTGCTCGATTTCCTCCGGGAGGCCCCGAAGCACGTGCCGAAGGTGAGCGCGACGGCCGTCGCCCTGCCCGGCCTCGACCCCGAGGCGGTCCGGCGGCTCGCCGAGTCGATCCCCGGCGTCTCCTTCCGCCTTCGTCCCTACGACGACCTGGGGTGA
- the bioD gene encoding dethiobiotin synthase, with product MKGVFVTGTGTGVGKTVVCGLLAGFLRARGMRVTTQKWVETGVTDGPSDIDVHIRLMGDPGPAPETPLADRCPYRFSLPASPHLAAAREGRRVDPAVIEAAYRRLAETHDVVLVEGAGGFLVPLTEELLAGDLVARIGLPVLVVAANRLGCVNDALLTVEAVRRRGVPLLGLVFNRLPGEGGGTRAEVQADNPRIVAEITKAPVLGEVPLLSDPAHGAEAFAPVGRAFLERWRST from the coding sequence GTGAAGGGGGTCTTCGTCACCGGCACCGGCACCGGCGTCGGGAAGACGGTGGTGTGCGGCCTGTTGGCCGGCTTCCTCCGGGCGCGGGGGATGCGCGTGACGACGCAGAAGTGGGTCGAGACGGGGGTGACGGACGGTCCGTCGGACATCGATGTCCACATCCGCCTGATGGGAGACCCCGGTCCCGCGCCGGAGACGCCTCTGGCGGACCGGTGCCCGTACCGGTTCTCCCTCCCCGCCTCCCCGCACCTTGCGGCGGCGCGCGAGGGGCGGCGGGTGGACCCGGCCGTGATCGAGGCGGCGTACCGCCGTCTCGCGGAGACCCACGACGTCGTGCTGGTCGAGGGGGCGGGCGGCTTCCTCGTTCCGCTCACGGAGGAGCTGTTGGCCGGCGACCTCGTCGCGCGGATCGGCCTTCCCGTCCTCGTGGTCGCGGCGAACCGGCTCGGGTGCGTGAACGACGCGCTGCTCACCGTGGAGGCGGTGCGCCGCCGCGGGGTCCCTCTGCTGGGGCTCGTCTTCAACCGCCTTCCGGGCGAAGGGGGCGGGACGCGGGCGGAGGTGCAGGCCGACAATCCGAGGATCGTGGCGGAGATCACGAAGGCGCCCGTCCTTGGCGAGGTTCCCCTGCTGTCCGACCCGGCCCATGGCGCAGAGGCGTTCGCCCCCGTAGGGCGGGCCTTTCTCGAACGGTGGAGGTCGACCTGA